The Planctomycetota bacterium DNA window ATCGTGGGAACAACCCCTTCGGTTGGTACGGCCGTGGTCGGGCCGGAACGGTGGCTTGGATACACTGCTTGCTCGGGCCATGCCGTCCATTGCCCGCCGTGGTCGGGCCGGAACGGTGGCTTGGATACACTTGAGGTGCGCGGTGGTGACGCGTTCGAGTTGCCGTGGTCGGGCCGGAACGGTGGCTTGGATACACTAAACGACGCCACCGCGACGGCGTAGCACGCGCCGTGGTCGGGCCGGAACGGTGGCTTGGATACACTAGGCCGCACACAACCGACTGCATCGCAGTCGGTTGTGTCGTTCTCGAGTTCTAGAAAAGGAGGATCTGATCGGGCTCATCTTCGGGGTCGCTTCGCTTTTTGCCGTGGAAGACCTGCTGCTTGCCGAACTGCCGATCGGTAACGGCCAGGAGTCGGACCTGTCCTTCACTCGGTAGACGTCGGCGAATCAGGTCACGGGCGGTGTCGCTCGCCTCTTCATTGGCATAGTACCTGGCATAGATCGAGTACTGCAACTGGCAGAAGCCCTGCTTGAGAAGAAGTTTGCGGAACCGCGCGTATGCCCGGCGTTTGGCCTGAGTCTTCACTGGAAGATCGAACATCGCGTACAACCACATGGCTCTATACTTTCCGCTCGTGGGCGGTTCCTTGTTCTTTGCGCGGCTCACAAAATGCCTCGCGGATAAAACACCGTCGGACGCCGGGTGTTGCCATCGTCGAGGATGGAGCCGGCAGTTTTCGCGAACCATTCACCGCTGCCGCGCCATTCGGCGTCATGTTCGAGTCGCTGCATAACGCCCTCGATCAACTGCTTCTTTTGCCGAGGGCCCAGGGAAGTGTCGGGGCCGTCTGCACCAACGATGGCATGCGCGACACCATCGACGAGTGGCCGGTAAGGTTCCATGAGATCATCGGCGAGACAGAAGGCGTTACCACGTCCGCGGTGGTGGATGCCGAGTGCCGGATGCAGACCAGCCGCACAGATCGCTCGGGACATGGCGGCACGCAGGACGGCATAGCCGTAGTTCAACAGGCCGTTCGCACCCGGGTGATCGAAACGGCGTCGGAAAGCCGGGCCCATGAGCAATGGCCAGTATCGCTGGGCGGCCGTGGCTTCGACGTTGTTCGGGTCGCCGGACTTCACGCGATCGGCGAGCGCACGGACGGCTTGGTGCTCGAGGTCGAGTTCGGCGAGGAGACGGGCTTGTGCTTTGATCTTGGCGACGACGACCGATTGCCAAAGCCGCTTGCGGCGTGGCTCGGTGATGGCGATCTGCTGCCGGAGGCGCTGCGTTGCCAGTGTGTTGGCCTGCGTGGGCAGGAGCATGGCGACGGGCTGGTGGTTGTCACCGCCGATCACAACGCCGGCATTGACTTCGGCCAAGCCGGCGAGAACGGGCTGAGTGAGCGTCGCATGCCTTCCGCCGAGCACGACCATCGCCACTTCGGCCAATGGCAGAGAGGTTTCCGGTCCTTCCTTTGGACGAATGACGAGTTGCTCGTTCCTCACCGACACAAAGGCCGGTGTGGTGGAAAGGTCGAGCACTCGGTCAGCCGCCGGCATCCTTTACTTCTCCCAGATAGTTCACGAAAACCTTGCGTGCGTTGCGCTTCATGAGCCAGTTTGCCCCGCCGCGTAGTCTTTCCTTGTTCGCCTTGCGATCCTGCGCGGTTCGTGCATCCGTGTGGCGGACGAACTCGAAGTCGCCGGGTGATACGGACAGGACGCGGCAAATCATCCTACCGATGGACACGCCGTCGCTTCCGAGCACGTCCAACTCGACGTACTCGTTTGCCGCGAGGGAGAAAACAAATCGCTCGTCTTCACCGACTTTCGTATCCAGTCCCAACATGCCTGCGCTTTTGCGTTCGTGCACGTCCATTCGGGTGACGATCTCATCGCGCCACTTCTTATCACTTCCGTCTGGCGCGAGCGTGGCGATGATGCGGACGTGGTGATTGCTTCCCGGCGTCGAGTCGACGTGCCGACGGCGATGCTTCTGTTTGCCGACGTCGAAGGGCTTGGCCTTGACGATGATGGTCACGCGTTTGACCAGGCGGCCTTGCCATGTCGGGTAGTTTTCTTCGGCAAATGCCTTGTCGGGGGAACTGGCCGCGCTGGCTTCCAATGCCGACGTGACCGCCGCTCGAATCCTCGGGTCGACGATCCGGTCGACTTCCTTGACGGTCAACCGCTCGACGGGCTTACGGATCGTCCGTTTGTCGGGTTGGCCATCGATGATCTTGGCCCGGGAATAGTTCGACTCGGCGTGAAGCTTACCGCTGACGCGTCGGCTTTGGCGGTGCGAAACGATGACCTGGTCAATGGCCTCGGCCAATTCTCGACCAAACGTTGGCCATGGCGGGGGCAGGTCCCTGAGCCGACTCTGGCCGAACGAAATCTGCTCGGACGCGACACGCATCATCTCCTGGGTTATTCGCGTATCGGCCGCCGCGACGATGGCGGCGTCGATCGCATGATGCCGGTGGTCGTCGCGTTGTTTGGAGTTGCCGTCCCCGAGAATTCCGTTGAGTTCCCAGAGACGACGGAGCTGCGCGGTGAGTCCGCCGGTGCGGGTCTGCACGCGCTTGGTTCCGTCGGCGTCGTCGATCCCGCCATAGAGCAGTGCGAGGTAGTTGGCGGCCGCCTTTGCCAAGTAGGAACTATCACGGAGCTGGCGCTCGGTGAACCCTTCGGGAATCTCGGTCGCCTTGAATCTCTGGAGCTTGACGTCGCGTAGATCACCGGCAAACGAGCTGACACGCCCGATGATTTCTTCCATCCGTTCGTCGCCGAAGACCTCGGCCGGCAGGCAGTTGCCTTTGGCGCGATTCGCATCGCGATGGGCAAGGGTTTTGTTGATGAACGAGTCATCGAGGCTGCGTGCGTAGGGCCAGATGTGCTCGATCTCGAACTCCGATTCGACAAAGAGCGTGTGAGGGCTGATGCCTTGCCCGGTGAATGGGCACTGCCAGCGACACTCCTCGGCCAAGAGCCATTTCTCAACGTCTCGCTGGCTTGCGCGTGAGAGGTTTGTTTCGGCGATGATCCGCTCGGCGGCCTTCTCGCGTTCTCTGCGGCGCGTCTGGATGAGGCGGCTGGTTTTCGACCGCGCTTCCCGCGACTTTTTCAGATCGCGTAGAAGCTCGACATGGATACGGGACGGCTTGCCGTAACGCTTGATGATAAGGTTGACGAGCTTGCGCAACTCCGTCAGACCACGCACGACTGTCGGGTTGCGCAGGTCTGGTTCGTGTTCCTTCACCGCCGGCAGCGTGTCGAGCGGATCGGCCGGCTCGAACTCATCCGGGAAGACATTTCGGGCAACGGTCATGTAGGGATCGCCCTGCTCCATCCGCGGGAGCAAGCGACGCAGTGCCTCGCGGGAGAGCATCGCATACTCATCTTCAAGAGCCACGTCCATGACGGCAGCGATGGTCTCGCCGTTCAGGCCGTAACCTTCCCGCAGGCGAACACGCAGGTCGTCGTCCTCGGCCTGTCCGAGCAGCTCGTCGACGAGCGCGGTCTTCTTGGATTCGGGCCAGTCGGAGTAGCCCGGGATTACTCCGGCGAGGCGGATGTCGGTCTTGTGGCCCGGCAGCGATTTCTCGCCGTCGGTTTCGAAGTTGAACTTGAAACCCTTCGGCGCGTTGATCGCCTTGCGGAGCGTCGCCATGGAAACGACCGCGTGGGTGACTTCGATGCCTTTGCGTTT harbors:
- the cas2 gene encoding CRISPR-associated endonuclease Cas2 produces the protein MVRENCRLHPRRWQHPASDGVLSARHFVSRAKNKEPPTSGKYRAMWLYAMFDLPVKTQAKRRAYARFRKLLLKQGFCQLQYSIYARYYANEEASDTARDLIRRRLPSEGQVRLLAVTDRQFGKQQVFHGKKRSDPEDEPDQILLF
- the cas1 gene encoding type II CRISPR-associated endonuclease Cas1; amino-acid sequence: MPAADRVLDLSTTPAFVSVRNEQLVIRPKEGPETSLPLAEVAMVVLGGRHATLTQPVLAGLAEVNAGVVIGGDNHQPVAMLLPTQANTLATQRLRQQIAITEPRRKRLWQSVVVAKIKAQARLLAELDLEHQAVRALADRVKSGDPNNVEATAAQRYWPLLMGPAFRRRFDHPGANGLLNYGYAVLRAAMSRAICAAGLHPALGIHHRGRGNAFCLADDLMEPYRPLVDGVAHAIVGADGPDTSLGPRQKKQLIEGVMQRLEHDAEWRGSGEWFAKTAGSILDDGNTRRPTVFYPRGIL
- the cas9 gene encoding type II CRISPR RNA-guided endonuclease Cas9 (Cas9, originally named Csn1, is the large, multifunctional signature protein of type II CRISPR/Cas systems. It is well known even to general audiences because its RNA-guided endonuclease activity has made it a popular tool for custom editing of eukaryotic genomes.) — encoded protein: MGTPYLLGLDLGVASIGWVLLDLDDGGRPCGVRRVGSHLFESGSGSAAEFEAGRDEPPAKPRRDARQLRKIIWRRARRKRSLLRRLQRAGLMPQGDVSTPMAIDTFMKALDAELVERWNEDATHREHQVLPYRIRAAGLDRDLRPFEFGRVLYHLAQRRGFKSNRKAAEKPDEKSVVKQGISELTEAMRAANARTLGEYLASVDPTVDRIRRRWTSRAMYENEFDQLWRRQTSHLNLTDEHRSEVRDAIFHQRPLKSSDHLIGRCRHLPNHKRAPISCRDAQRFRLLQKVNDLQLVSPMLDKQPLDEKQRATILDHLACGEGKKRKGIEVTHAVVSMATLRKAINAPKGFKFNFETDGEKSLPGHKTDIRLAGVIPGYSDWPESKKTALVDELLGQAEDDDLRVRLREGYGLNGETIAAVMDVALEDEYAMLSREALRRLLPRMEQGDPYMTVARNVFPDEFEPADPLDTLPAVKEHEPDLRNPTVVRGLTELRKLVNLIIKRYGKPSRIHVELLRDLKKSREARSKTSRLIQTRRREREKAAERIIAETNLSRASQRDVEKWLLAEECRWQCPFTGQGISPHTLFVESEFEIEHIWPYARSLDDSFINKTLAHRDANRAKGNCLPAEVFGDERMEEIIGRVSSFAGDLRDVKLQRFKATEIPEGFTERQLRDSSYLAKAAANYLALLYGGIDDADGTKRVQTRTGGLTAQLRRLWELNGILGDGNSKQRDDHRHHAIDAAIVAAADTRITQEMMRVASEQISFGQSRLRDLPPPWPTFGRELAEAIDQVIVSHRQSRRVSGKLHAESNYSRAKIIDGQPDKRTIRKPVERLTVKEVDRIVDPRIRAAVTSALEASAASSPDKAFAEENYPTWQGRLVKRVTIIVKAKPFDVGKQKHRRRHVDSTPGSNHHVRIIATLAPDGSDKKWRDEIVTRMDVHERKSAGMLGLDTKVGEDERFVFSLAANEYVELDVLGSDGVSIGRMICRVLSVSPGDFEFVRHTDARTAQDRKANKERLRGGANWLMKRNARKVFVNYLGEVKDAGG